One region of Gilliamella sp. ESL0405 genomic DNA includes:
- the rpmC gene encoding 50S ribosomal protein L29: MKAKELREKSVEELNTELLNLLREQFNLRMQLAGGQLTQTHMLKQVRRNIARVKTLLTEKAGA; this comes from the coding sequence ATGAAAGCAAAAGAGCTACGCGAAAAAAGCGTTGAAGAGTTAAATACTGAACTTCTTAATTTATTACGTGAGCAATTTAACTTACGTATGCAATTAGCTGGGGGTCAGTTAACACAGACTCATATGTTAAAACAAGTGCGTCGTAATATTGCACGTGTTAAAACATTATTAACTGAGAAGGCGGGTGCGTAA
- the rplP gene encoding 50S ribosomal protein L16 translates to MLQPKRTKFRKVHKGRNRGLAVSTDVSFGTFGLKAVGRGRLTARQIEAARRAMTRAVKRQGKIWIRVFPDKPITEKPLEVRMGKGKGNVEYWVAQIQPGKVLYEMDGVPEEVAREAFALAAAKLPIKTTFVIKTVM, encoded by the coding sequence ATGTTACAACCAAAGCGTACAAAATTCCGTAAAGTGCACAAGGGCCGCAATCGTGGTCTTGCTGTAAGTACTGACGTTAGTTTCGGTACATTCGGTCTTAAGGCTGTGGGTCGTGGTCGTTTGACTGCGCGCCAGATCGAAGCAGCACGTCGTGCAATGACTCGTGCAGTTAAGCGTCAAGGTAAAATCTGGATTCGAGTTTTCCCTGATAAACCAATTACTGAAAAACCACTTGAAGTGCGTATGGGTAAAGGTAAGGGTAACGTTGAATACTGGGTTGCACAGATTCAACCAGGTAAAGTCCTTTATGAAATGGACGGAGTACCGGAAGAAGTTGCTCGTGAAGCATTTGCGTTGGCAGCTGCAAAACTGCCAATTAAAACCACCTTTGTGATTAAGACGGTGATGTAA